The window CTCCTCCTCTCTGcgtgacccctgacctctgactGCACCCTCTGCAGGAGACGTTCGACGCCGGCCTGCAGGCCTTCCAGCAGGAAGGAATCACCAACATCACGGCGCTGAAGGACCAGCTGCTGGCCGCCAAGCACGTCCAGTCCAAGGCCATCGAGGCGCGGCACGCCGCCCTCATCAAGCGCTGGAACCAGCTGCTGTCCAACTCGGCGGCGCGGAAGAAGAAGCTGCTGGAGGCGCAGGAGCATTTCCGCAAGGTGGAGGACCTGTTCCTGACCTTCGCCAAGAAGGCCTCGGCCTTCAACAGCTGGTTCGAGAACGCCGAGGAGGACCTGACCGACCCGGTCCGCTGCAACTCCCTGGAGGAGATCCGGGCGCTGCGCGAGGCCCACGAGGCGTTCCGCTCGTCGCTGAGCTCGGCCCAGACCGACTTCAGCCAGCTGGCCGAGCTGGACCAGCAGATCAAGAGCTACCAGGTGGTGTCCAACCCCTACACCTGGTTCACCATGGAGGCCCTGGAGGAGACCTGGAGGAACCTGCAGAAGATCATCAAGGTCCGGATGGAACCTCCGGCTCCGGCGGGACCGGGTCGGCCCGGCAtcacggttctggttctgtctgtctgcaggagagagagctggagctgcagaaggAGCAGAGGAGGCAGGAGGAGAACGACAAGCTGCGGCAGGAGTTCGCTCAGCACGCCAACGCCTTCCACCAGTGGCTGCAGGAGACCAGGTAGGTCCGGTTCCGCTACGCTAGCAGCAGCTAGCAGCTCCATGCTAGCAGCAGCTAGCAGCTCCATGCTAGCTGCTGCTAGCATCACAGGCTACAGCGATCATGAGTCTGAAACGCTGCAGCTGCtctggaaaagtattcacaccttttGGTCGCATCGCAGGAAACCAATCCAACGCAGACACACACCGCACTTTTCAGTTCAGCatcatttcccccccccccgcccTCCCCCTCTGGTTCTGAAACGCGTcgggcatgatgctgccaccgcctgGCTCGGCAGCGTGtggtcgccatggcaaccaggcTGCTGGGTTGATGaatgaagaaactgaaaaagtttttatgtcattaaataaataagtttatttaaaaatgcgTCAGTTTCACATCCAATCAGCATTCAGGGTTCAACTCGGATGAAGAAGCTGGAAAgttaggtggaaggaaaaactctCTGCTTCTACAGTGATTTAAATTcctttattgatttatttagatgtttttcctGATCAATGTGTCGGATCCGATCCAcctgctgctgtggttctgatccggttctgttGCCGTGTTGCTAaccgcctctctctctctctctctctctctgccgcGGCGGCTCATCCAATCAGGACGTATCTTCTGGACGGGTCAgtatctcctcctcctctatgaatgtgtgatgatgatgatggtggtcaGCTTGAcgtgtcctcttcctcctcctcctcttcctctctgttagcttagcttagcttagcgtAGCGTCGGGTTTTCTGTCTCTATCAGTACCAAGTAGCTGATGATCTTTCTGGAAGgttcagctggttctggttctggttctgatctgctCGGCACCTCCCTGCTAACTAGCCCCACCCCCTGTCAGAACCCGACCCGGACCTCGGCTCGTCGACCCGGTCTGGACCAGAACTTCTCCagaggttctgatccagacCGTCCTGGAGCTGAGGTTTGGATCCGGAGTTCTGGTTCCGACCCACTAACAGCTGCTGCATGGTTCTGGTGTTTGGTGTGGACGTGTGGTGGAATGTGAacgttctggttctgatccgatcTCTCGCCGGGTCTCAGGTCCTGCATGGTGGAAGAGTCCGGAACCCTGGAGTCTCAGCTGGAGGCCACCAAGGTGAGCAGCTCACACGTATTCACACCACCGACTGCcggcggttctgacccggtagcgtgacctttgacccgatGCAGCGGAAGCACCAGGAGATCCGGGCGATGCGCAGCCAGCTGAAGAAGATCGAGGATCTGGGGGCGGCCATGGAGGAGGCTCTGATCCTGGACAACAAGTACACGGAGCACAGCACCGTGGGGCTGGCCCAGCAGTGGGACCAACTGGACCAGCTGGGCATGAGGATGCAGCACAACCTGGAGCAGCAGATCCAGGCCCGGTACGGCAGAACCGCTGGTGGCGCCGATAACGGCAGCTAANNNNNNNNNNNNNNNNNNNNNNNNNNNNNNNNNNNNNNNNNNNNNNNNNNNNNNNNNNNNNNNNNNNNNNNNNNNNNNNNNNNNNNNNNNNNNNNNNNNNNNNNNNNNNNNNNNNNNNNNNNNNNNNNNNNNNNNNNNNNNNNNNNNNNNNNNNNNNNNNNNNNNNNNNNNNNNNNNNNNNNNNNNNNNNNNNNNNNNNNNNNNNNNNNNNNNNNNNNNNNNNNNNNNNNNNNNNNNNNNNNNNNNNNNNNNNNNNNNNNNNNNNNNNNNNNNNNNNNNNNNNNNNNNNNNNNNNNNNNNNNNNNNNNNNNNNNNNNNNNNNNNNNNNNNNNNNNNNNNNNNNNNNNNNNNNNNNNNNNNNNNNNNNNNNNNNNNNNNNNNNNNNNNNNNNNNNNNNNNNNNNNNNNNNNNNNNNNNNNNNNNNNNNNNTAATAACATAACATCAGCTAACGGCTGCTAACAGCAGCTAATAACAGCTAGCGGCAGCTAATAACAGCTAATGCTGCTAACGGCAGCTAATAACAGATAACATCAGCTAACGGCAGCTAATAACAGATATCAGCTAACGGCAGCTAATAACAGATAACGGCAGCTAAGTCCAGATAATGACTGCTAACGGCAGCTAACACCCTGtatctttgtttctgtgcaaatttagacattttaatgtaaatttggCTTTGTAACTTCGGGATAAAGATTGGCTCTAAGGGCTGGGTCGGTCGGGCTGGGGTGCGAATGTAAATTTGACCTAAAaccgtctcagtgctgccccctATGAGCCACTGCAGTTGAATTTCCCTTGGCTTGTCTCTGCACACGTCTAAAAAACACCCAAGCAGCATCTTTTTGTCATAAAGTCGCTGTGAAATGGGCCACTTGTTGTTTGTCACGTTACTGAAACCCCTTGGCTCCGCCCCTCTGACCCATTGGCTCCACCCCTCAGTCTCTCTGGCTCCGCCCACTCTGTTTGGGGGCGGGGCTAATCAATGACCAGAAGAACCACTGatctgttgctgttgttgcagAAACACGACCGGCGTGACGGAGGAGGCGCTGAAGGAGTTCAGCATGATGTTCAAGTAAGCTagcggaaccagaaccgggctgcTTGTTCCCGGGTCGGTTCTGACCGTTCCTGGTTTTGCTCCAGGCACTTCGACAAGGAGAAGTCGGGCCGCCTGAACCACCAGGAGTTCAAGTCGTGTCTGCGCTCGCTGGGCTACGACCTTCCCATGGTGGAGGAAGGAGAACCCGACCCGGAGTTTGAGGCCATCCTGGACACGGTGGACCCCAACAggtgggttctggttctggttctggccctGGAGCGGCTCCGACGGCTCTGCTTCCTGACCGGTCCGGCTCCGTTTCAGGGACGGGAACGTGTCGCTGCAGGAGTACATGGCCTTCATGATCAGCCGGGAGACGGAGAACGTCAAGTCGAGCGAGGAGATCGAGAGCGCCTTCCGGGCGCTGAGCGCCGAGAACAAACCCTACGTCACCAAGGAGGAGCTGTACCAGGTGAGCGCGGCTCCGCCGCGGCCCGGTTCCGGCCCGCGGGCCCGGCTCACGGTTCTGCTCTCCCCTTCCAGAACCTGACCAAGGAGCAGGCCGACTACTGCCTGTCGCACATGAAGCCGTACCTGGACAGCAAGGGCCGCGAGCTGCCGTCGGCCTTCGACTTCGTGGAGTTCACGCGCTCGCTGTTCGTCAACTGATCCCGCCCCCCTGGCCCCCCGCCGGCCAATCGGAGGCGCTCCCCGCTCACGATGCATGTCCAGAGCCGCTCGCCGTCTGTCCTATTTAACTGCTTGTAGTGAAACTCTTAAACTGTGTGCTTCAATAAACGctactggttgccatggaaaccgaCTCTTTATTTCCCAGTTAGCCCGGAGGCTTCACCCGATTGGCCGAGAGGCCCGTCAATCCGCCACCTGATTGGCTATCTGCTCCAGCTGCAGGCTCTCTGCGGGCCGCTGCTCCGTCAGGTCCGAGCTGAGCCTCCAGACGCCGACCGACCCGTCGGACCGCCCCGCCGCCAGCAGCCGGGGGTTCTGGCCGTTGAAGGCCAGGCAGGTGGCGGCCCGACCCGGAGCGCCGTCCTGGATGGTTGCTGCGGGTCGCAGGGACTTCCGGGCCAGGTCGAAGATCTGGACCTCACCTGGAGAGCAGAGTTCAGTCAGGAACCGGCCGGGTTGGTCTCCAGTTCGGCCGGTTCCGGTCGGGCTCACCTGGCCCGGTGGCGGCGGCGAACACCAGCGGCCGGCTGGGGGACCACTGCACCTGGAAGACGTAGGAGTCCGAGACCCGGACGGACAGCAGCGGGTCGGCCTGCAGCAGCGAGCGGACCTGGACCAGGCCGTCGGTCCCTGCGCTGGCGAACAGGTTCCTGCAGAGACGAGTCGGGTCAGACAGAGTCACCAGAGCCCGGTGGGTCCGGGTCGGGTCGGTACCGGTGGAACGGCGAGCAGTGGACGGAGTGGACCGGGCCCCCGGACGGCCTGAAGGAGAACACGGCCGGCGCCCTGGGGGTCACGCTGCGACCCTCGGAGGTCACGGCGGCCGGCGTCTGGGAGGAGAAGGCGCAGCGGAGCAGCAGGCCGCCTTCGGACCCGACCAGGAACGTGTCCGGGTCCCACGGAGACAGAGCCGTCGCCGTGACGCCCACCGTGCTGCTGCCGCCGCGGACCTGCAGGCAGAACCAAACCGGGTTAGCAGCGCTGCTAAGCGCTAACAGCTAAGCTAAATAAGTGTTAGCCTAGCGCTTTTTGCTAACTTGGAAACcgtttagcgcacttagcttccattaaattaatgtttctaAGTAATAAAGCCATAATTTACTCTAGTTAGACGTTTATAtacatgctcttattttgaagtctgttcacagcatttcctgttttctcttgctgtaactttatttaaaacgaGACGAATAACGGGAACAAAGTGAAACTGAGACTAAGATCCAAACAaaacgttagcattagcattagcttccaaaTTTAGCTGGTCATCAGAACCAGGAAGGAAAGTCCGGATCAGGACtttggaaccagaaccagagtccGGTTTGGTTCTGGACTCACCTTCAGACTGGCGCTGTGGGGAACCTGCTGCTGTACGAAGGCGTACGCAGCGACCAGAACCATCCTGCCTTGGTCCGGGTCCACCGTCCACAGCAGAACCCCGCCTCCAGAACTGGAGCTCAGAACTCCAAACTCTCCTTTCTTCTCCAGCGGAACCCAGAACACCTGCGAGCAGAACCGGGCCGGCGCCACATCAACACAGCACGatggttctgctgggttctggCTCTGCCGGGCTCTACCTGATACACCGGCTCCCTGTGGCTGTCCGCTGACATCCCGGTCTGGGCCAGAACCGGGTCCTGAGTCCGGCTGGTGTCCCACACCACCACCTCCCCGCTGAACAGGCCTCCTGCAGGAACAACGCACAGACCGGTCAGTTCTGGGCCGGCGGCGCCGAGGcgtccggttccggttctgtgGACCTGCGATCAGCGCGGGCCGCTCCGGGTGGCAGCACACGGCGGTGACGGCCGCAGGAACGTCCAGAACCAGGTCCGGCTGTTTGGGCCTCAGGCTGCGGCGGTCCAGGTTCCACAGGCAGACACACGACTTCTGGTTGGTCCAGTCTCCGTCGTCGGTTCTGTTCGGGGAAACGAGTCCAAACGGGTCGGTCACAGAGAAATTTAATTCCTGGTCGGAACCTGGGAGGGAGGCAGCATTTATCGGATGCTAACGCTAACGTGCTAGCTTGGCCTGTGTGAACGTACCGACCGTAGGCGCAGGCGATGACCGACCCGGTGCAGCTCCAGGACACGGCCGTCACATGCAGGCCTTGTTCCTGAGCGCCGGGGTGTTCAAGCCTGTGGACATGGGAGACCTGCAAACATCACATCCCGTCATCGTTATCCACTAATGTTCCTCCGTACAATCCAGATGAAAGCATGAAACTCTGAGGAGACGCTTCCTGGCATTCAGGTAAACAGTGAAGCAATTCCAATCTCACCAGTTCCTCTTTTGTTGTGTGGATTTGATTTCTcaagttttttggggttttttggcCAATCAGGGCTTCCGTAAATATACCAACTTTAATATGGAAGCCCTAaagaacacataaaaaatactgttttggaaagactttaaattgtattattttgttatcTGCAAGttaaaagaaagatttaaaaagttcctgaaactgttttttttttcactctatGGAATACTTTCCCCCCAAAATGTCAGCAAGGAAAACACCCAAAAGCAAAGTTTTCAAGGCCTTTCTGACTATAAAAACACATAGACTCATAAACTAATTACTTTTTGAAGATTCAAATGTCATTAGTCTTTCATctgcatgtaaaaataaagtttgaagaCTAAAAACGTCTTAggaatattttgattttgagaacttttcttttcctgaaaggccagcaaaaaaaagagtgaTGTACAAAATATGAACAACTTCTCAATCAAGTCCTTCTtgtccccttttttttttttttttgcctttcaggGCTTCCATAGTTATTTTTATCGCCTTTCAGAGcttaaatagttattttttgcctttcagAGCTTCCACAGTTATTTTTTGGCCTTTCAGAGCTTCCATAgttattttttgcctttcagGGCTTCCATAGTTTCTTTTTTGGCCTTTCAGAGCTTCCATAGttgttattttttgcctttCCGAGCttccatatttgttttttttgttgttttttttgcctttcatgGCTTCcacagtttgttattttttgcctttcagGGCTTCcataaatttttcttttttggcctTTCAGAGCTTCCATAGttgttattttttgcctttcagagcttccatgtttgtttatttttttttgttttttttttgcctttcaggGCTTCCATAgttattttttgcctttcagAGCTTCCACAGTTATTTTTTGGCCTTTCAGAGCTTCCATAgttattttttgcctttcagGGCTTCCATAGTTTATTTTTTGGCCTTTCAGAgcttccatgtttttttgttgttgttattttttgcctttcagGGCTTCCATAGAACAGCCATTGTTGATGTATTTTAGTTGCTCTAAAGGTTTTTTCCGCTCACCTGTTGGCTTCTCTCCTCCCAGTTTGCCCGGAACCCGTCAAAAGCGTGACTCCTGGAGTTCTTCTCCAGCTCCCGGATGAGCAGCTCCTCCACGCGCCTCAGGAAGTCCACCAGCCCGggtggatcagaaccagaaccactgaCGGCTCGCTTCGGGTCCATCTGCTCCTGTGGTTCCGTCTGGGTGAACCTGGAGGCTTTGGACCCGGTCTGGACTCCAGCATGCTCGGTGGTCACAGCGGGGGTCTGACAGGCTCTCTGGAACaaacggaaccagaaccgggtcactcagaacagaaccagatctGCTGCGGCTGACCTCTTGACTCTCACCGACTCTTGCGCCCCCTGCTGGGGTTTCCTCCACACCGACTCCACCCTCACAGGGTCCAGATCTTCATCAGCGAACATCTTCACGGTTCTGGTGTCGAAGTTTCACCGGATTCAACCGGAACCGAACCGAAAAACAACCTAAACTCTGCCTGTCGCCGCCATTTTCAGCGCAGCCGGCGTCACCATGGTGACGGCCTTCACCAGATCACGTGACCGAAACAAAGACCCGGAtcggtaaaaaaaacaaaaccctgaaataaaacaggaaataagatgATTTAGCtcagattttctgaaataaaccagtttaaaccCCAAACACGAGCAAACAGCGGCGCTTCTTCAGCTTCTAGCTTAGACGTTTGAACCGAACGAAGCGAGTCGAAGACGCTGCGTCATTTCCGCTTCCGGAAGCAAAACCCTccaaactaaaatctaaaataaatgacgctaaaaataactgaaaatgctacaaaattatttttaaaactaatgaaGATgctacaaaattatttaaaaaactactaaataaatgaattaaaaattagcacaatttttttaaaaaatctacaaaaaagtaaaacattaataaaatattaacttttcaaaataaaaaaaactcggCCTAAAATTATAAACTACGAGAAAATGCTCCAAACTGAATTGATCAACtgtaataatgtaaatataaaataaaacctacagGTTGAGCTTCTGAAGAACTATTTCATGATCCAACAAACCTGTTTCTGCCGCCGCCATATTGGTCAGGGCCTCCGTTGTGCCGAAGCGGGT of the Poecilia reticulata strain Guanapo linkage group LG12, Guppy_female_1.0+MT, whole genome shotgun sequence genome contains:
- the dync2i2 gene encoding cytoplasmic dynein 2 intermediate chain 2 — protein: MFADEDLDPVRVESVWRKPQQGAQESRACQTPAVTTEHAGVQTGSKASRFTQTEPQEQMDPKRAVSGSGSDPPGLVDFLRRVEELLIRELEKNSRSHAFDGFRANWEERSQQVSHVHRLEHPGAQEQGLHVTAVSWSCTGSVIACAYGRTDDGDWTNQKSCVCLWNLDRRSLRPKQPDLVLDVPAAVTAVCCHPERPALIAGGLFSGEVVVWDTSRTQDPVLAQTGMSADSHREPVYQVFWVPLEKKGEFGVLSSSSGGGVLLWTVDPDQGRMVLVAAYAFVQQQVPHSASLKVRGGSSTVGVTATALSPWDPDTFLVGSEGGLLLRCAFSSQTPAAVTSEGRSVTPRAPAVFSFRPSGGPVHSVHCSPFHRNLFASAGTDGLVQVRSLLQADPLLSVRVSDSYVFQVQWSPSRPLVFAAATGPGEVQIFDLARKSLRPAATIQDGAPGRAATCLAFNGQNPRLLAAGRSDGSVGVWRLSSDLTEQRPAESLQLEQIANQVAD